ATGGGAGAGGCTATATTTAATGTATCCTGAAACAGTTAGAGAGGTAAAGCAGATTACAAAGGAGTACATGGAGCACTATAATTATTCCAGAGCTCACCAGTCCTATGATTACAAGACACCTGCTGAGATATACTTTTCATCGCCGTGTGAGAACTTAGAAAAAGCAGCTTAATTTAAAGAAAGGGGTTCATAACTAAGAATTAAATAAAAGTGTCTTGACACCCGTATACATTATCAAGGATAGGGGTGTTAAGAAAACAGTTCATGCAGTTGATGATGTTTCATTTGATATATATCCCGGAGAGACCTTCGGATTAGTTGGCGAGTCTGGATGTGGAAAGACTACAACGGGTAGGACAATTATCAGGCTATACAACCCTACTGGTGGCCAAGTCATTTATAAAGGCCAGGATATTTCTGGACCTATGAATAAAAAGATGAGGGAATTCATTACAGATAACATTGCAATGATCTTTCAAGACCCGATTGCATCTTTAAATCCCAGGATGACAGTTATGGAGATAGTAGGAGAAGGGCTTAAAATTAGAGGGATTACAGACGAAACTAGAAGAAATGAGCTGGTCGTAGATATGTTAGAACATGTTGGGCTTCAGGCGGAACATGCAGCCCGTTATCCCCACGAATTCTCAGGTGGCCAAAGACAGCGAATTGGTATTGCCAGGGCCCTTATTATTAACCCTCAACTTGTTATTGCAGATGAACCAGTTTCTGCACTAGACGTTTCCGTCCAGGCCCAGGTCATTAATTTGCTGAATATGCTTAAAAAGGAAATGGGACTAACTATCCTATTTATTGCCCATAATCTTTCTGTCGTAAAATATTTTTCTGATCGCATTGGTGTAATGTATTTTGGTAAACTTGTAGAGCTTGCGGATTCTGAGGAGCTATTTAAAAACCCTATGCATCCCTATACTAAAGCTCTTTTATCAGCTATTCCACAGCCTGATCCACGCTCAGAGCGTCGTCGAAAGCGGATACACTATGATCCGCAACTACATAAGTACACGGAGGGTAATAATCCGAGATATCATGAAATTTCAGAAGGACATTTAATTTACTGCTCAGATAGTGAGTTTGAGGAGTATAGAAGAGA
The sequence above is drawn from the Synergistaceae bacterium genome and encodes:
- a CDS encoding transposase; protein product: MYPETVREVKQITKEYMEHYNYSRAHQSYDYKTPAEIYFSSPCENLEKAA
- a CDS encoding ATP-binding cassette domain-containing protein, whose translation is MTPVYIIKDRGVKKTVHAVDDVSFDIYPGETFGLVGESGCGKTTTGRTIIRLYNPTGGQVIYKGQDISGPMNKKMREFITDNIAMIFQDPIASLNPRMTVMEIVGEGLKIRGITDETRRNELVVDMLEHVGLQAEHAARYPHEFSGGQRQRIGIARALIINPQLVIADEPVSALDVSVQAQVINLLNMLKKEMGLTILFIAHNLSVVKYFSDRIGVMYFGKLVELADSEELFKNPMHPYTKALLSAIPQPDPRSERRRKRIHYDPQLHKYTEGNNPRYHEISEGHLIYCSDSEFEEYRREWKK